In one window of Brassica rapa cultivar Chiifu-401-42 chromosome A07, CAAS_Brap_v3.01, whole genome shotgun sequence DNA:
- the LOC103828607 gene encoding uncharacterized protein LOC103828607 yields the protein MEVFQWLFKLGREIGKSESFSSNGTAHEAATTLTNRRTRKSSTRGPKHKNQRNYRRIWLWCQKDVAGACFYSTLNLRRLGSLKREHLLRAMAKMKAQVGEEKEVPLTRFDPKKAIKALEPEKHEENKKEKVNSEKTKAKTKATLSRMKELIKWAAAAKSDKAAKFFTPKIMELRNGRKLKTMREANEESKRMSSASISLRWESCESCTTSSSSDHISIVSAPANFDSLGPKPPYQCRSRKGNWITTDSEFVVLEL from the exons ATGGAG GTCTTTCAATGGCTCTTCAAGTTAGGAAGGGAAATAGGCAAATCAGAGTCATTTTCATCCAATGGTACTGCTCATGAAGCCGCTACAACTCTAACAA ATCGGAGAACAAGAAAGTCATCAACAAGAGGGCCTAAACATAAAAACCAGAGGAATTACAGAAGAATATGGTTATGGTGTCAAAAAGATGTAGCTGGCGCTTGTTTCTATAGCACACTGAATTTAAGAAGACTTGGCAGCTTGAAGAGAGAACATTTGCTTCGTGCCATGGCAAAAATGAAGGCACAAGTAGGAGAAGAAAAGGAAGTGCCACTGACAAGGTTTGATCCGAAAAAGGCTATCAAAGCATTGGAACCGGAGAAacatgaagaaaacaaaaaagagaagGTGAACAGCGAGAAGACCAAAGCTAAAACTAAGGCCACGCTTTCAAGGATGAAGGAGCTTATTAAATGGGCTGCAGCAGCCAAATCCGACAAGGCTGCCAAATTCTTTACCCCTAAG ATAATGGAGTTAAGAAACGGAAGAAAGTTGAAGACAATGAGAGAGGCGAATGAAGAATCAAAAAGAATGAGTAGTGCAAGTATAAGTTTGAGATGGGAGAGTTGTGAGAGTTGCACAACATCCTCTTCCTCTGATCACATCTCCATTGTTTCTGCACCAGCAAACTTCGATTCCTTGGGTCCTAAGCCACCTTATCAATGTCGATCCAGGAAAGGCAACTGGATCACCACTGATTCTGAAT TTGTGGTGTTAGAATTATGA
- the LOC103828605 gene encoding F-box/kelch-repeat protein At3g24760 translates to MSDRNPESSNLNALNTDVTESILSLLPIPSLVRFSTVSKLWRSIITSLPPSPSSSPWLFLFGIHNTSSFHNQSFAFDPLSHSWLRLPFPSLPSLHLVGSDRFLFSTAPRFSFSPILNPHWRPTSPLRFPRINPLLGVFPSSSKLILVGGVGSIGGLVNIDDRSPVQIYDSALDSWELCPPLPDAFRSNAHETLSSALCKRSFYVFDVTSCFISSFSLDTYTWSDVQTLRPPGLLFAFLNSCNDALVLGGMCYSDRGFSFNLWRVDQGSMEFSEIAIMPDALLFGLLVDSEDEDDAHRFTTLKCLGSGNLVYVFNQDAHKKYPACVCDIGVENGKCTWRSLPNLPSPVNKFHKLVTFCSTLSITDVFHSDEAQIGA, encoded by the coding sequence atgtcagaCAGGAATCCGGAATCCTCAAACTTGAACGCGCTAAACACGGACGTCACGGAATCAATCCTGTCCCTCCTCCCGATCCCATCGCTCGTCCGCTTCTCCACCGTCTCCAAGCTCTGGCGCTCAATCATCACCTCCCTCCCTCCTTCCCCTTCCTCTTCCCCATGGCTCTTCCTCTTCGGCATCCACAACACCTCCTCCTTCCACAACCAATCCTTCGCCTTCGACCCCCTCTCCCACTCCTGGCTCCGCCTCCCCTTCCCCTCCCTCCCTTCCCTCCACCTCGTCGGCTCCGATCGCTTCCTCTTCTCCACCGCTCCCAGATTCTCCTTCTCCCCCATCCTCAACCCTCACTGGCGTCCCACCTCCCCTCTCCGTTTCCCCCGAATCAACCCCCTCCTCGGCGTCTTCCCCTCCTCCTCCAAGCTCATCCTCGTCGGCGGTGTCGGATCCATCGGCGGCTTAGTCAACATCGACGATCGCTCTCCCGTTCAAATCTACGACTCCGCTCTCGACTCCTGGGAGCTCTGTCCTCCCCTCCCCGACGCTTTCCGATCAAACGCCCACGAAACCCTCAGCTCGGCCCTCTGCAAACGCAGCTTCTACGTCTTCGATGTCACCTCGTGCTTCATCTCCTCCTTCTCCTTGGATACTTACACGTGGAGCGACGTTCAGACGCTTAGACCCCCCGGCCTCCTCTTCGCCTTCCTCAACTCCTGTAACGACGCCCTTGTCCTCGGCGGAATGTGTTATTCGGATCGCGGCTTCTCCTTTAACCTCTGGAGAGTCGACCAAGGCTCCATGGAGTTCAGCGAGATCGCCATTATGCCTGACGCTTTGTTGTTTGGCTTGTTGGTTGATTCCGAGGATGAGGATGATGCTCACCGCTTCACGACTTTGAAATGCCTTGGCTCTGGGAATCTTGTTTATGTGTTTAACCAAGATGCTCATAAGAAGTATCCTGCTTGTGTTTGTGACATTGGTGTGGAGAATGGCAAGTGTACCTGGAGGAGTCTGCCCAATTTGCCCTCTCCTGTTAATAAGTTTCATAAGCTTGTTACTTTCTGCTCCACTCTATCCATTACCGACGTCTTCCACTCCGATGAGGCTCAGATTGGTGCTTGA
- the LOC103828608 gene encoding uncharacterized protein LOC103828608 has protein sequence MAGVKRKLSPESDPNALHKVLDEVSCPVCMDHPHNAVLLLCTSHDKGCRSYICDTSYRHSNCLDRFKKLHSEPPTDPNPEPNSASRANINEPQTTFHRVPGNQVAVRDSESLRRSGVGEETTNLKCPLCRGTVLGFKVVEEVRSYLDMKNRSCSRESCSFTGNYQDLRRHARRIHPTSRPSDTDPTRERAWRRLENQREYGDIVSAIRSAMPGAVVVGDYVIENGDRFPGEREAGNGGGGNSSSDIWTTFVLFQMIGSLENNGGSSGSGSGGGASRSHRSRAWRNTHRRSSSDRRYLWGENLLGLQDEDNDDDDGEGLRLQNETGDGSNHVPRRRRRFGRPRSSGNHPR, from the coding sequence ATGGCTGGGGTAAAGCGAAAATTAAGTCCCGAGTCAGATCCTAATGCTCTTCACAAAGTACTGGATGAGGTTTCATGTCCTGTCTGCATGGATCACCCTCACAATGCTGTTCTCCTGCTCTGCACCTCTCACGACAAAGGTTGCAGGTCTTACATCTGTGACACCAGTTACCGTCACTCCAATTGCCTCGACAGGTTCAAGAAACTGCACTCCGAACCCCCAACTGATCCCAATCCCGAGCCAAACTCTGCTTCAAGGGCAAACATTAACGAACCTCAAACCACTTTCCACCGCGTGCCTGGAAACCAAGTCGCTGTTAGGGATTCTGAGTCCCTGAGGAGGAGTGGAGTGGGAGAGGAAACCACGAATTTGAAATGTCCTCTTTGCCGTGGTACTGTTTTAGGATTTAAGGTGGTAGAAGAAGTGAGAAGCTATCTCGACATGAAGAACAGAAGCTGTTCACGAGAGTCTTGCTCATTCACGGGTAACTACCAGGATCTGCGCCGACATGCAAGAAGGATCCACCCAACGTCTCGTCCTTCAGACACTGATCCgacgagagagagagcttggagACGCCTCGAGAACCAGAGGGAGTATGGAGATATAGTCAGTGCAATACGTTCTGCCATGCCCGGTGCTGTGGTTGTAGGAGACTACGTTATAGAAAACGGAGATAGGTTCCCAGGTGAGAGGGAAGCCGGAAATGGAGGCGGCGGCAACAGCAGCAGCGACATTTGGACTACTTTCGTATTGTTTCAGATGATTGGGTCGCTTGAAAACAACGGAGGGTCTAGTGGTAGTGGCAGTGGCGGAGGTGCATCAAGATCTCACAGGTCGAGGGCGTGGAGGAACACTCATCGCCGTTCTTCTTCAGATAGGCGATATCTTTGGGGGGAGAATCTATTGGGTCTACAAGATGAagacaatgatgatgatgatggtgaaggGTTGCGTTTGCAAAACGAAACAGGTGATGGTTCCAATCATGTTccaagaagaagacgaaggtTTGGTCGTCCAAGATCAAGCGGAAACCATCCGCGATAA